GCTCCTTGCTGGTCGAGGCAATCCGCTTGTCGGATTGCTGTGCCAGTCAGGTACGCCAACCACCCCAGCTACTCGCCTTGTTGCAGGAGGTTTTCGATCTCGCTTCGGTCAGCTAGCAGCTGTTTCGCGTCGGAGCGCCCCGGCCAGGGGTGGAGGTCAGTGATGATGGGTGGTGCGGAGCGCAGCAGGACGATGCCGGTACTGAACGGGAGACGCCTGATGTGGTCGGGTGGCATGATCGGGACGCGGCGGATGGAGCGTTGGTTGGAGCGGGACCCGTGGTCACCGAGGGTGACACTGTCGGTATATTCGTCTCGCTCACCGATGAGGTGGGAGATGTCTTGGAGGTCTTTGGAGCCTGATGCTCCGCCGAGGATGACTTTGACGATTGCCGCATCCCAGATCGCTGATGCTTGGTGTTCGTTCCATTTGTCTCTTGCTTGGGAAAGTGACTGCAATACGGGCATGGTGGTGATTCCCGACCCGCCACCCTCAGCCATGAGCGTTGGTAGCGATGGGAGCGGACTGAGGTTGGCGATCTCATCCAAGGCCAGCAGGATGGGTGGGTCGAGGCGTGCTCCGGGTGAGCGGGCGGCCATGCGCCTGGTGGTCTCAATCAGGTCTTCGACCAGTGCGGCAACGAGGGCGGCGGATGCCCCGGCACCACTACCGGTGGCCAGCAAGAACAGTGTGCCGCGTTTTTGAATGAAGGTTTCCGGGTCAAAGCTCTCACCAATGCCAGGAGAGACGGCGTCGAGGACTCTCGGGTCGGCGAGTGATCCGAGTGCGAGTGAGACGCCTTGCCAGATCGAGTCCCTTGTTCTGGGGTCGGAGTCGATCATGGCCTGTAAGGACTCTGACCACCCGGTCGCGGCTTTGGGTGAGGCGTTGAGGATTGCTACGGCGTCGGCTGCGGCTACCGGGTCGAGGGTCCACCGGAACAGTTCGCTTGGTGGGCGGTTGTCGATGGCTGCCGCGTGTAACAGGGCTTGGAGCGCGGTGCGGGTTTTCCCTTCCCAGAAACCACCACTATCGACTCCGCCGGATGAGAGTCCGGTTCCGGCTGCGAGTCCGGTGGCGCGGATCATCGCGGTTTGCGGGTTCTCACACCCCCTAATCGGTGACCATCTCATCCCCAATGGCAGTCCTTCGGCGAGGTGTTGGGGGTCGAAGATCGCGACGGGGCCGATTTTCGCTCTGGCTCGCATGGTGGCGGTGAGGTTGTCGGGGCGAGTCGAGGTGCAGACGACGGCTCCTGGGGCGTCGAGGATGGCGGGGATGACGAGATGCAAGCCTTTGCCGGAGCGGGGTGGGCCGATCACCATGATCGAATCCTCCACACTTGCCCACACGCTCAAACCCTTAGATTGGCCAATCCGGTAGCCCACGTCTTCTGGTTTCGGGGAGTCCAGGCTGGGGCGCAGGTTGATGGCGCGCTTCAACAGCGCCTTCGTGGACGCGGTTTGGCTGATGTCTTGGCGGGTGGCGATGCCAGCTAGGCGATGCGGATCAGACTCCACAGCCTGCGTAAACCGACGCACCTTCAACCAAAAGAAAGCTCCCGCCGTGCCAATGGCGGTGAGCATGAGAGCGGTGATAATCCAGTAGGCCACTGCATTCAGTCCCGGTGCGCCGAGTGCGGTTCCAGGGTCGCCAGGGTTCAATAGGACGCTGATGCCGGAAGCTGGACCACCAGGAGGCTCCATAGAGCCGGTGATCCAGGCGGTGACTGATCCGGCACCGCGCAGGACAAACGTAACTCCGACGAGGGTGAAGAGTCCTGCCATTGCGATGTTGGTTGCCTCATCACCCATAGAACCCGTTTGACGGGATGGCCCGTTCATATCAGGCTACTCACTGTCATGGTCCCGGAGACTCGGCCTAGCAGAACCACCTCGGACACTTTCGGCAAGACTGCTGTGTCGATCAGAGCCCGCGCTTGGCCGTCAGCCGTGGCGTTGGTGTGACCGATGATCGGGGCGATAGCCACGTCCTCACCGGGGAGGAACCCCTCAGCGTGGACCTCGACTGAGTTGGCATTGTTGGCTGTCCGCTTCGGCGCTGGAGGCTTCGAGCTGGTCGCAGCTTGTGGGAGTGCGGGGAAGAGGTCGGTGAACGTGGTGCCGTCGGTTTCTTGGACTTCCACCCACACTGGAATCGAGCGTTGCTGTGAAGCTTGGTCGATGATCTGCGGTAGTGACGATCTCCGCCACGGGGCATTCGCGGGTGGTGGCAGAGGGTTGCCGTCGAGGGTGGCGGTGATCGTCCCATTCAGGTGAACGGTGAGGACGATGGTGGGAATGATGACAGGCACAGTAGCCGTTGAGGGTTTCTTCATACCCACCAGGTACGCTACCCAAAACTAGCATTACAGCGCCGGGGGTTCTGGAAGACGCGGGAGTTCAAGTGGTCATGCGGCTGGTGGTGTCGAATAGGGCTAGTTCGCTGGGGTGCATTTGGTGTTGGACCACGAATGACCTGTCTTTGATCCGCCACAACCCCTGCCCCGTAGATAACGTTGGCAGGAGTTTTTGTTCGGTGCCGGTCAGGCCCAGGGTTTGGGCGGTGATGCCGAGTTGGTCGGATTCTTGCCGGTAGATGATCCGAGTCTCGGCGTTCGCCAACAACGAGGTGGCGAGGGCTCGGTTGGCTGATCCTAGGTCACCCACGGTGTCGAGGTCGGAGAGTTTGTGGAAGATCAGCATGTTCGCTAGCCCGAAATGTCTAGCTAAGCGCCATTGTGCGTCCATTCTGCGTAGTAGGGCGGGGTGGGACATGAGTCGCCAGGCTTCGTCGTAGATCATCCAGCGCTGCCCGCCATTAGGGTCAAGGAGCGCTGATTCCATCCACGCCGAGGCACAGGTCATCAACACCGACAAAAGCGCCGTGTTTTCTGCAACCCGCGACAGGTCGAGGGAGATCATTGGGAGGGTGGGGTCGAAGGTGACTGTGGAGGGTCCGTCGAATAATCCGGCGAGGTCTCCTGCGACCAGGCGGCGCAGTGCGTGAGCGACAAGGCGACCATCCTCAGCTAGACGTCCGTCATCTCTGGTGGGGTTGGGGTTGAAGAGTCGGTCCACAACCATTGGGAGGATCGGCACCGCATTCTCTTGGACGGTGGCGGTCAGGGCGGCATCAACGGCGGTGTGTTCCAGCGGGGTGAGTGCTCTACCGAGCACGGTCTCAGCCAGAGCTCCGAGTAGGTCGCGGCGGCGTGAGGCAACCGTGGAAGCCCAGGACTCATTCGAGAGCCCAGTGGGTCGGTGTCCTTCATCCAAAGGGTTAAGCCGGGCGGTGAGGCCGTGTCCGAGGATGATGGCTCTGCCGCCGACGGCTTGGGCGACGACGGTGTGTTCACCTTTGGGGTCGCAGGGAATGTAGACGCGCCTGCCGAACGGCAGACTCCTGGTGTACAAGGATTTGGCTAATGATGATTTGCCGGAGCCGACGATTCCGGCGACGATCACGTTGGGGGCAGTGATCACTCCGTCTTTGTAGAGCTGCCACGGGTCGTAAACAAACGAGCCGCCTGAGTAGAGGTCTGCGCCAACGAAGACGCCTTTGGCTCCAAGGCCCCCTTCAGCCAGGAACGGGTACTGACCCGCCAAAACCGCCGAGGTGTCTTGGTGGCGGGGAACCTTGAACCGTCCCGGTGAGCGCAATGCGGCGGCACCTGGTTCTCCGGCTTTGGGTAGGTAGTGGGTGGCACGCAATTCAGCCCGCTCCAAGTCACGCCTATCCCGTGCTGCTTGTTTTTCTGCTTGGCGTTGCTGGGCGAGGAGTCTGGTTGCGGCCTCACGGCGCTGCCTGCGCAACCGTCGCTTCTCCTTGGCTGGGGACACCAACACAGCGGTATGGAGCTGTTCGTCTTTCATAGTCCCAACCCCCGAGCAGGTGAAGACGCCGTGTCAGGGCGACGCGATTGTTGATACCAGGACGCATCCCGCACGGAGCGCCCTGAGGTTCGGTCCTGCTCTGGTGTGGGTTCCAACTCAGGCACGGCGAATGCTGTGGTTTCGGGTGTCGGGTCGATGCGCCGGTAGAGGGCGACGTGACCCAGATGCGGGTTATGCGACAACACATAACTGCCGTGCTCTACCGTGTGGTCGAGCATCCCACCGGAAATGTCCAGGTGGATCTCGCCATTGGCGGTGGCCGCGTTGGTGGTTTCGTCTCCGTAGTCCCAGTTCGACAAATACTCCACCGCCCCCTGGGTGCCGTGTTTGTTGATGTAGTCCAGGACGCGGTCGGCGTCTTCACCTTGGAAGAAAACCACCCCAACCCAAGACCCGGTGGCAGGTACGTCATTGGTGCTCATGATTGGACTCCTAGTTCAGCTAGATGGTTCTGGCGAGTGGTAGCGCTGCGGCAGTGAATGCCTGGGCTTGCTGTCCGACGAGGCGTCGGGTTTCGCAGGATGCTTGGATGGCTGCTTGTTCGATGGCAGCTATCGCTGATTCCACCTCGGCTTCTGTGGGTGCGGTGATGGAGATGAGGCCGGAGTATCTGAGGACGCCGTGGCCTGCGGTCAACTCGCTTTCTTGTTGGAGGACGTCGTGATATTCGGCGGTTTGGGAGGCGTCCTCGATCTGCCCGATCCGGGCACGCTGGT
The sequence above is a segment of the Actinomycetaceae bacterium MB13-C1-2 genome. Coding sequences within it:
- a CDS encoding ATP-binding protein, with translation MKDEQLHTAVLVSPAKEKRRLRRQRREAATRLLAQQRQAEKQAARDRRDLERAELRATHYLPKAGEPGAAALRSPGRFKVPRHQDTSAVLAGQYPFLAEGGLGAKGVFVGADLYSGGSFVYDPWQLYKDGVITAPNVIVAGIVGSGKSSLAKSLYTRSLPFGRRVYIPCDPKGEHTVVAQAVGGRAIILGHGLTARLNPLDEGHRPTGLSNESWASTVASRRRDLLGALAETVLGRALTPLEHTAVDAALTATVQENAVPILPMVVDRLFNPNPTRDDGRLAEDGRLVAHALRRLVAGDLAGLFDGPSTVTFDPTLPMISLDLSRVAENTALLSVLMTCASAWMESALLDPNGGQRWMIYDEAWRLMSHPALLRRMDAQWRLARHFGLANMLIFHKLSDLDTVGDLGSANRALATSLLANAETRIIYRQESDQLGITAQTLGLTGTEQKLLPTLSTGQGLWRIKDRSFVVQHQMHPSELALFDTTSRMTT
- a CDS encoding TraM recognition domain-containing protein; this translates as MNGPSRQTGSMGDEATNIAMAGLFTLVGVTFVLRGAGSVTAWITGSMEPPGGPASGISVLLNPGDPGTALGAPGLNAVAYWIITALMLTAIGTAGAFFWLKVRRFTQAVESDPHRLAGIATRQDISQTASTKALLKRAINLRPSLDSPKPEDVGYRIGQSKGLSVWASVEDSIMVIGPPRSGKGLHLVIPAILDAPGAVVCTSTRPDNLTATMRARAKIGPVAIFDPQHLAEGLPLGMRWSPIRGCENPQTAMIRATGLAAGTGLSSGGVDSGGFWEGKTRTALQALLHAAAIDNRPPSELFRWTLDPVAAADAVAILNASPKAATGWSESLQAMIDSDPRTRDSIWQGVSLALGSLADPRVLDAVSPGIGESFDPETFIQKRGTLFLLATGSGAGASAALVAALVEDLIETTRRMAARSPGARLDPPILLALDEIANLSPLPSLPTLMAEGGGSGITTMPVLQSLSQARDKWNEHQASAIWDAAIVKVILGGASGSKDLQDISHLIGERDEYTDSVTLGDHGSRSNQRSIRRVPIMPPDHIRRLPFSTGIVLLRSAPPIITDLHPWPGRSDAKQLLADRSEIENLLQQGE